Proteins encoded by one window of Gemmatimonas aurantiaca:
- a CDS encoding helix-turn-helix transcriptional regulator — MSHSLGDFLKEERLKQGLSLRAFCKAVKQNPSNYSQIERGAVAPPNEEVLERYARGLGIQPDLSDPRWSTMTARAAAGRGDIPQDLLARPTVLALLPAFFEKVRLLHNDDVTTETLINLLSEKE, encoded by the coding sequence ATGTCCCATTCACTCGGAGATTTCCTCAAAGAGGAACGCCTGAAGCAGGGCCTCAGCTTGAGAGCCTTCTGCAAAGCCGTCAAACAGAACCCGTCGAATTACTCCCAGATCGAACGTGGTGCCGTGGCCCCTCCCAATGAGGAAGTGCTGGAGCGCTACGCGAGAGGTCTCGGCATCCAACCGGACCTGAGCGATCCTCGATGGAGCACCATGACTGCCCGTGCGGCGGCTGGTCGCGGCGACATTCCCCAGGACCTCCTCGCCCGTCCCACTGTGCTGGCTCTTCTGCCAGCATTCTTCGAAAAGGTTCGGTTGCTGCACAACGACGATGTAACCACTGAGACCCTCATCAACCTTCTTTCCGAGAAAGAATAA
- the dcm gene encoding DNA (cytosine-5-)-methyltransferase has product MSPRTNSAPASGADFRRLREAMGFSRKRVADETGYALKTIARWESGESTVREAAYKYLLGLMPRSPVPGQFTFIDLFAGIGGFRSGFQEAGGCCVFTSEWDRHAQTTYRANYGDHDVHGDITAIPADAIPDHDVLLAGFPCQPFSIAGVSKKNALGRKHGFECETQGTLFFDIERIISAKQPKAFVLENVKNLQSHDRGRTFDVIRRTLTEKLGYRIAFRVIDARSFVPQHRERIFIVGLHPDLDSHFDFDEVQIPDPISGPRLGNILHPENGSEVPEERFTDAFGRVLPKYTLTPALWQYLQDYAKKHKAAGNGFGFGMVGPGDVARTLSARYYKDGSEILVQRESGPPRRLTPRECARLMGFDRPGREPFKITVSDTQAYRQFGNAVAVPVVASIAKALVPYLGGERRSVEPLGDPLPQLALAGA; this is encoded by the coding sequence ATGTCCCCCCGAACAAACTCCGCTCCCGCGTCAGGCGCGGACTTCCGCCGACTGCGGGAAGCCATGGGCTTTTCCCGGAAGCGAGTGGCTGATGAGACCGGCTACGCGTTGAAGACGATCGCCCGCTGGGAAAGCGGCGAGTCGACCGTGCGAGAGGCTGCCTACAAGTACCTTCTCGGGCTCATGCCACGGTCTCCGGTTCCGGGACAGTTCACCTTCATTGATCTCTTCGCTGGGATCGGCGGTTTCCGGAGCGGTTTTCAAGAGGCGGGTGGGTGCTGCGTCTTCACGTCGGAGTGGGACCGACATGCCCAAACCACCTATCGGGCCAACTACGGCGACCATGACGTCCATGGGGACATCACGGCCATCCCGGCAGACGCCATCCCCGACCACGACGTGCTCTTGGCGGGCTTCCCGTGCCAACCGTTCTCCATTGCGGGCGTCTCCAAGAAGAATGCGCTTGGACGCAAGCACGGATTCGAATGTGAAACCCAAGGCACGCTCTTTTTCGACATCGAGCGCATCATCAGCGCGAAGCAGCCCAAGGCGTTCGTGCTGGAGAACGTGAAGAACCTGCAATCGCACGATCGCGGTCGGACCTTCGATGTGATTCGGCGGACACTCACCGAAAAACTGGGATATCGCATCGCCTTCCGTGTGATCGATGCCAGGAGTTTCGTGCCGCAGCACCGCGAGCGCATCTTCATCGTCGGACTTCATCCCGATCTCGATTCGCACTTCGACTTCGATGAGGTGCAAATTCCGGATCCCATCTCCGGCCCCCGACTCGGCAACATCCTCCACCCGGAGAACGGATCCGAGGTGCCCGAGGAGCGTTTCACCGATGCGTTCGGCCGTGTGCTGCCCAAGTACACGCTCACGCCAGCGCTTTGGCAGTATCTTCAGGATTACGCCAAGAAGCACAAGGCCGCCGGAAACGGCTTCGGATTCGGCATGGTCGGGCCCGGTGATGTCGCCCGGACACTGTCCGCCAGATACTACAAGGATGGCTCCGAAATCCTCGTGCAGCGCGAATCCGGTCCGCCGCGCCGGCTGACGCCACGGGAGTGTGCACGGCTCATGGGCTTCGATCGTCCCGGTCGTGAACCATTCAAGATCACGGTTTCCGATACACAGGCTTATCGTCAGTTCGGCAACGCCGTGGCCGTCCCGGTCGTGGCCAGCATCGCGAAAGCATTGGTTCCCTACCTAGGTGGCGAGCGACGAAGCGTCGAACCTCTTGGCGACCCGTTGCCGCAGCTCGCGCTCGCCGGCGCCTGA
- a CDS encoding type II restriction endonuclease, translating into MSDIDTDTLQLADWLASVSGPEWLWYVKYLSANDTYAKKNVHQGGPHLGKSLFATAFPMLSDRAGRESNPDLTLPTHIDSHGESLDLRLVWYNSKRLSRQKNGRDEARLTRWGSTDSPLVEPDATGSLVIFAFRIQSNADADALRIWRCRSPSEEDYLLDRLPDVAPGAGRIVSPNGAYITSAIGGNCALRDEEIPEDWRSAFPNGEALVTWAAHRRLAHGSADRRLVERRRCEEQVFYSVERYHAMPRINSGFESVETFVEFAGSLTNRRKSRSGRSLELHARMIFNEERIPFAWQARTENRKAPDFIFPSEAAYHDPRFPSSSLRMLAAKTTCKDRWRQVLNEADRIADKHLLTLQEGVSVPQFREMQDAGIRLVVPEPIMSNYPDEVRPHLLTVEQLLAELRAVSGS; encoded by the coding sequence ATGAGCGACATCGATACGGATACGCTGCAACTCGCCGATTGGTTGGCCTCGGTGTCCGGGCCTGAATGGCTCTGGTACGTCAAGTACCTCTCCGCAAACGATACCTATGCCAAGAAGAACGTGCATCAGGGTGGACCACACCTTGGCAAGTCGCTTTTCGCAACGGCATTTCCGATGCTGTCCGATCGGGCGGGGCGCGAGTCCAATCCGGATCTGACGCTGCCCACGCATATCGATTCACACGGCGAGTCCCTCGATCTGCGCCTGGTCTGGTACAACTCGAAACGGCTGTCGCGGCAGAAGAATGGTAGGGACGAAGCCCGACTCACCCGCTGGGGCAGCACCGATTCCCCGCTTGTCGAACCGGATGCCACCGGCTCTCTCGTCATTTTCGCCTTCCGCATCCAATCGAATGCGGATGCCGATGCGCTTCGCATATGGCGCTGTCGCTCACCTTCCGAAGAAGACTATCTCCTCGACAGACTGCCGGATGTCGCACCCGGAGCGGGCCGCATCGTATCGCCGAACGGTGCGTACATCACTTCCGCGATCGGTGGCAACTGTGCATTGCGCGATGAAGAGATTCCTGAAGACTGGCGATCAGCCTTCCCGAACGGTGAGGCGCTCGTGACGTGGGCAGCGCACCGGCGCCTCGCACATGGGAGTGCCGACCGGCGGCTTGTCGAGCGCAGGCGTTGCGAAGAGCAGGTATTCTATTCCGTCGAGCGCTATCATGCGATGCCTCGCATCAACAGCGGTTTCGAATCGGTCGAGACCTTCGTGGAGTTCGCCGGTTCCCTCACCAATCGACGGAAGTCACGCAGCGGTCGTTCGCTCGAACTCCACGCCCGCATGATCTTCAACGAGGAGCGCATTCCCTTCGCGTGGCAGGCGAGAACCGAAAACAGGAAGGCGCCGGATTTCATCTTCCCGTCGGAGGCCGCGTATCACGACCCACGATTTCCGTCGTCATCGCTGCGCATGCTGGCCGCGAAAACCACCTGCAAGGACCGTTGGCGGCAGGTGCTCAATGAGGCGGACCGCATTGCCGACAAGCACCTGCTCACGCTGCAGGAAGGGGTATCCGTGCCGCAGTTCAGGGAAATGCAGGACGCGGGCATTCGATTGGTGGTGCCGGAGCCGATCATGTCGAACTATCCGGACGAGGTGAGGCCGCATCTGTTGACCGTCGAACAGTTGCTTGCCGAGCTCAGGGCAGTATCGGGCAGCTGA
- a CDS encoding very short patch repair endonuclease has translation MADIVAPSERSRMMASIKGRDTMPERLVRSHLHRAGLRFRLHQRGLPGRPDIVLARWKAVVFVHGCFWHRHEGCPQTATPSSNTAFWSRKFRENVERDARNIATLRRSGWRVFVVWECRTSTRALDALVRRIRR, from the coding sequence ATGGCCGACATCGTTGCGCCGTCCGAGCGAAGCCGCATGATGGCTTCCATCAAGGGAAGGGACACGATGCCGGAGCGGTTGGTACGTTCACACCTGCACAGGGCCGGTCTCAGGTTCAGACTCCATCAACGCGGCCTGCCCGGGCGTCCGGATATCGTGTTGGCACGCTGGAAGGCCGTGGTGTTCGTGCATGGTTGCTTCTGGCACCGCCATGAAGGTTGTCCACAGACTGCCACGCCGTCCTCCAACACGGCGTTCTGGAGTCGGAAGTTCCGGGAGAACGTCGAGCGGGATGCGCGAAACATCGCAACCCTCCGGCGGTCGGGCTGGCGTGTGTTCGTCGTGTGGGAGTGCCGAACGTCGACGCGCGCACTGGATGCACTCGTGAGGAGAATCCGCAGATGA
- a CDS encoding bifunctional ADP-heptose synthase, giving the protein MTPWILRDRLADLLARARDQHVLIIGDAMLDVYLRGDVDRISPEAPVPVVRVRDRKLALGGAANVAQNVAALGAGCDLVAVVGDDVAGATLRERLGEGTMHARSLVTVARPTTTKTRVMARSQQLVRFDEEDDADLSAADVTRVLEAIARALPDATALVFEDYNKGVLVPAVIEGAIAMARERRLPIVVDPKFRNFFTYRGATVFKPNRRELESALGAAVDLDHPAALPETFARLGVDHLLLTLGERGMALISADGVVHRVPTTAREVYDVVGAGDTVTAYLATMLAAGASAIEAAIVANYAAGVEVGKLGAATVSPDEVLHAYDAHHETSTG; this is encoded by the coding sequence ATGACACCGTGGATTTTGCGTGACCGTCTCGCGGACTTGCTCGCCCGCGCGCGCGACCAGCATGTGCTGATCATCGGCGACGCCATGCTCGACGTCTATCTGCGGGGCGATGTCGATCGCATCTCGCCCGAGGCGCCGGTGCCCGTGGTGCGGGTGCGCGACCGCAAACTGGCCCTCGGGGGCGCGGCCAACGTGGCGCAGAACGTGGCCGCCCTAGGGGCCGGGTGCGACCTGGTGGCCGTGGTGGGTGATGACGTGGCCGGCGCCACCCTGCGGGAGCGGCTCGGGGAGGGCACCATGCACGCCCGCTCGCTGGTGACCGTCGCGCGTCCCACCACGACCAAGACCCGCGTGATGGCGCGTTCGCAGCAACTGGTGCGATTCGACGAGGAAGACGACGCCGATCTCTCCGCCGCCGATGTCACGCGTGTGCTGGAGGCCATCGCCCGCGCGCTGCCCGATGCCACCGCGCTGGTGTTCGAGGACTACAACAAGGGCGTACTCGTGCCCGCGGTCATCGAGGGCGCCATCGCCATGGCCCGGGAACGGCGGTTGCCCATCGTGGTCGATCCGAAGTTCCGGAATTTCTTCACCTATCGTGGCGCGACGGTCTTCAAACCCAATCGGCGCGAACTGGAAAGCGCGTTGGGTGCGGCCGTGGACCTGGATCATCCCGCGGCGCTTCCCGAGACGTTTGCCCGACTCGGTGTGGACCATCTCCTGCTCACGTTGGGCGAGCGCGGCATGGCCCTCATCTCGGCGGACGGCGTGGTGCATCGGGTGCCGACCACGGCGCGCGAGGTGTACGACGTGGTGGGCGCGGGCGATACGGTGACGGCCTATCTCGCGACCATGCTCGCGGCCGGCGCGAGCGCCATCGAAGCGGCGATCGTGGCGAACTACGCCGCGGGCGTGGAAGTGGGCAAACTGGGCGCCGCGACCGTGTCGCCGGACGAAGTGCTGCACGCGTACGATGCGCATCACGAGACCAGCACCGGGTGA